A single genomic interval of Spinacia oleracea cultivar Varoflay chromosome 6, BTI_SOV_V1, whole genome shotgun sequence harbors:
- the LOC110774706 gene encoding LOW QUALITY PROTEIN: pre-mRNA-splicing factor cwf23-like (The sequence of the model RefSeq protein was modified relative to this genomic sequence to represent the inferred CDS: inserted 2 bases in 1 codon; substituted 1 base at 1 genomic stop codon): protein MFFLSPPFTERSQIPYSMLGLVPGEEASKLTEQEISSAYRKKARESHPDKNINDPDALAKFQKLQLSYEILKDPKTRKEFDDLLRVRREKKVRDNKKFDAKXRRMMLDLEGRERASFVDLEKTAREEDEEEEITRKLDGEFARXKAMFAKNPVFPKENVGGGGGDGSGVTLDSSKVLKVNWEKGFSEYIASQLKELFEKFGDVEDVML from the exons atgttctttctctctcctcccttcaccGAAAGATCTCAAATCCCTTATTCCATGCTTGGCTTAGTTCCAGGAGAAGAAGCTTCAAAGCTGACTGAGCAAGAAATCTCCTCGGCTTATCGCAAAAAAGCCAGAGAATCACACCCTGATAAAAACATAAACGATCCAGATGCTCTTGCCAAGTTCCAGAAACTCCAACTTTCTTACGAGATTCTCAAAGATCCCAAAACCAGGAAAGAATTCGATGATTTACTCAGGGTTCGGAGGGAGAAAAAGGTCCGGGACAACAAGAAATTCGACGCGAAATGACGTCGGATGATGTTGGATTTGGAGGGGAGAGAAAGGGCGTCGTTTGTCGACCTTGAGAAGACGGCCCGGGAAGAGGATGAGGAGGAGGAGATTACGAGGAAATTGGATGGGGAATTCGCCCG TAAAGCTATGTTTGCCAAAAATCCCGTATTTCCGAAAGAGAATGTGGGCGGCGGCGGCGGTGATGGTAGTGGTGTTACGTTGGATAGTAGTAAGGTGTTGAAGGTGAATTGGGAGAAGGGTTTTTCGGAATACATTGCGAGTCAATTGAAGGAATTGTTTGAGAAGTTTGGAGATGTTGAAGATGTTAtgttgtaa